Within uncultured Roseibium sp., the genomic segment CTCTGGCGGCACAGGCAAATCTCTGGCAATTGCAGGGACGTCGCCGGACATGGTTCTGCGGCGCCTATTTCGGCAGCGGCTTTCATGAGGACGGGTTACAATCCGGCCTGGCGGTCGCAGAAGAACTTGGCGGCATGAAGCGTCCGTGGACTCTTGAAAACCCGTCCGACCGTATCGTCGGGCCGGAGCAGAGGCCAGAGATGAGGATAGCAGCCGAATGACGCTCACATCCGCCCTCTATGCCGGCGAGGTGATCCACAACCGCCTCCGTCCCAAGGTCCACAAGTTGCGCTACCGCGTCTTTTCCCTGCTTCTCGATCTCGACGAACTTGAGGGACTGAACCGGAAACTGAAGCTGTTCGGGCACAACCGTCGGGCCGTTTTCAGTTTCCATGACAGCGACCACGGATCCGGGGAACGCAACGGCCTGAAGGACTGGGTCCGGGACCAGTTGGAAAATGCGGGTCTGTGGAGCCCGGAAATGCGCATTGCCGTGCTCTGTTATCCGCGCATCTTCGGCTACGCCTTCAATCCGCTGACCGTTTATTTTTGCCGCACCGCCGATGGCGAGCTCCGCGCCATTCTCTACGAGGTCAGCAACACTTTCCATGAGCGGCATACCTATGTGATCCCCACCGGAACCGGCCGGGACGGACAATACCGGCACGAGTGCGCCAAGGAGATGTACGTCTCCCCCTTTATCCCGATGGACTGCCGATACCGCTTCCGCATCGCGCCGCCATCGGAGCGGGTCCTGATTGCGATCAACGAGGCCGATACCGAGGGCCCGCTCCTCCATGCCTCCTTTTCCGGCCGCCGGCGCCCCTTAAGCGACCGTACCCTCCTTAAGGCGCTCACAACCTATCCGCTCATGACTCTGAAAATCATGGGCGCAATTCATTTCGAAGCCTTGCTGTTGTGGCTCAAGGGGATCTCGGTTTACCGTCATCGGGCAGCAACCCGTCCCATCGACACCACCGTCGTCGCGAGCCACCGCCTGGGGGAGAACTGACATGAGTGAGATCAACCAGTCCGAAGCCCTGATCGCCGAGCAAAGACCTCCCCTGTGGCAACGCATGATCTGCCGATGGGCTCAGCGGATTTCCCGCGGGCGGCTGGCCCTTGTGTTCGCGGACGGTCGGGAGTTTCACGTCGAAGGCCCCGAGCCCGGTCCGTCGGCCATGCTGAAACTCAACAATTCGGGCGCCTTCTGGAAAGTCCTGGGCAGCGGCAGCCTCGGCTTCGCCCGCGCCCATATGGACGGGGACATCGACAGCCCGGACATGCTGGCGTTCCTGGAACTGGCGCTCATCAACGAAGACCGGCTTCACGGCCCGATGCGCGCTTCGGCAATCGGCCGATGGATTGCGCGCCTGCGTCATCTCCTGAACAGCAACACCCGGGCGGGCAGCAAGCGCAACATCGCTTTCCACTACGATCTCGGCAATGCCTTCTACGGCCATTGGCTGGACCGAACGATGACCTATTCCTCCGCGCTCTACGAACGGGAGGGCCAGTCGCTGGAAGAGGCACAGGCGGCCAAATACGACCGCATCATCTCCTCGCTCGACATCGGTCCCGACGATCATGTCCTGGAGATCGGCTGCGGCTGGGGCGGCTTTGCCGAACACGCCATCCGGAAAACCGGCTGCCGGGTAACCGGGCTGACGCTCTCAAAGGAACAGGCGGACTACGCGCGCCGGCGCCTGTCGCTGGCAGGCCTGTCAGCACAGTCCGATATCCGCCTGCAGGATTACCGGGACATTCAGGGGCGTTTCAGCAGGATCGTCTCGATCGAGATGTTCGAAGCCGTGGGCGAAGAAAACTGGTCGACTTATTTCAGTCGGGTCCGGGAGCTTCTGGCAGAAGACGGCAAAGCCTCGATCCAGGTCATCACCATCGATGAAAGCCGGTTCCGGGACTACAGGCGTGGCGCGGATTTCATCCAGACCTATGTCTTTCCCGGCGGTTTCCTGCCATCGGTGACGGCCTTCGAGAAGGGGGCGGGCGAAGGCGGTCTGGCAATGACCGACAGCCTGCGCTTTGGCCCTGACTACGGGCGGACACTGCTTGCCTGGGATCGGGCCTTCACCGACAACTGGTCGAAGATCCGTCACCTCGGCTTCGACGACCGTTTCTACCGGATGTGGCGTTATTATCTTCACTACTGCGCCGCCGGTTTCCGGTCCGGCCGACTGGACGTCGTTCAATTCACGCTCGCCCGATAGCTTTATACGCGGTCAGCGCGCAGCATCTTTTTCGTCACGGCGAAGAAAAGCGGATAGGGCAGCAACCGCAGAAGCTTGAGCAGAAAGACCATGCGCTTGGGGAAGGCGATCTCGAACCGTCTGGACTTTAGGCCTCGCACGATCCGGTCCGCCGCGTCTTCCGCCGAAATCATGAAGGGCATGGGGAAGTCGTTTTGATCGGTGAGCGGCGTTTGCACGAAGCCAGGATTGATCACGCTAACGGCGACCCCCTTTTCCTTCAGCTCCGGATAGATCGCTTCCGCGAGCGTGATCAACGCCGCCTTGGTCGCCCCGTAGACGCCTCCACCCGGCAGGCCGGCATATCCGGACACCGACGCGATCATAGCCACATGCCCGCTGCGCCGCGGCACCATCCTGCCCAGCACGGCGTCCAGGCAATGGCTCGTTCCGATCAGATTGACGCCGGCCGTTTTGGCCACGAGATCCGCATCGAACCGGTCCGGTTCATCGCGCAGGTAGATCCCGGCGGCAAAAACGGCGAGATCGACGGGCCCCATGGTTTCTTCGATATCAGCAACCGTCCGGCCAACGGCTTCGCCATCCCGGATATCAACGGGAAACGGCCTGATCGCGCCATCGGTCTCCGACGCAAGCAGGTTCAGGTCCTCGACATTGCGCGCACTGGCCGCAACCAGATACCCCTCATCGACGAGCTTCAAAGCCAGCGCGCGGCCGATCCCCGAACTTGCTCCGACAACCCAAGCCCGCTTTTGACGATCCGCCATTCTAGTCCCCCTTCGTCCCACGGGGGCGCCAGGCCCGCGCGGGACATTTTTCAAGATCCGTCTGTAATACGGATCCGGAGGGCCTGCGGATCAGTCGGGATCAGAGCTAATCGACAGTCACTGGAGACGCGCCACATGCTCGAACAGCAGCGCGACGGCTTCCGCGCCCGGATCGTTGTGCCCCATCAATTGATCCGCATTCAGATAGGAGGCGCGGCCTGCGTTGGCCTTGGCAAGCGTTGCGGTGTGATCGGCGCCCTTGCGGGCTGTCGCCGCCGCGGCACCGAACCCGTCGCCGAGAGCCTCCAGCGCCGGCTGCAAGGCATCGATCATCGTCCGGTCGCCCGGTTTAGCGCCACCGATCTGCTGCATCCGCTCCAGTCCGGCCTTCAGCGCGTCCCGCATCTGCAGGCCGGATGACGAGGCATCGCCGGCTGCCGCAAAGAAGATCGCCAAGAGCACGCCGGAGGACCCGCCCATGGTCTGGCTCAGTTCCTGCCCGATTGCCCGGAACAATTGCGTGGGATCGGCAAGCGGCAGGCTGTCTATCGATGCGATCAACGCACGCGACGCATTTGCCAGCGTCGAGCCCGTATCCCCGTCACCGGACTTCGCATCCAGGGCATTCAACTTGGCTTCGGCCGAAATCAGGAGGTCGCAACAGGAGGTCAGGAAGGCCCGGGTGGGGTCATGCGGCGACGGCATCGCCTTGATCGGCGCCAGTCCGTCGGGAAGCGGAAGCACCCTGGTCTCTTCAAGCGCGACACAACCGGGCCAGCCCGAGACGGGGGTTGGCGCCGACAACAGCTCCGCATCTCCCTCCGCAAGTTCCATCACCGACACGGAAAAGCCGTGCATGTCGAGAGACGTCATCATGGAGGCCGGCCCGACCATCCATTTGATCTGATGCCCGATGGACGATTGCATCAGTTCATTGGCGAGCAGCCCCATCTCCAGAACCGACGCCGCGCCGAGGTTGTTGACCAGAGCCACGTGGGGCTTGTCGGACATTGCGACCCGCAGCTTGTCGACAACCGCGTCCATGGCCTGTTTCGCATCGACGAAAGCGACCTGCTCAAAGCCCGCCTCGCCGTGGATGCCGAGCCCGAGTTCGGCCTTGCCTTGGGGAATACGATGCTCTTTCGGCGAGCCCGGCACCGTGCAGGTGTCCAGCGACATGCCGATGCTCTTGATGTTTCCGATCACCCGCCGCGCGGTTTCGGCAACCGTCTCCAGCGCCGCTCCGCTCTCGGCCAATGCGCCGGCAATCTTGTGCACGAACAGGGTTCCGGCGACACCGCGCGCCTGGGGCAGGTCCGGCAAGGCGACGTCGTCGTCCACCACCACCATGTCGACCTTGTGGCCGAAAGCGCGCGCGCGTTCGGCTGCCAGGCCGAAGTTCAGGCGGTCACCGGTATAGTTCTTCACGATCAGCAGGCATCCGGCCGGCCCGGTGACGGCGAGAATCGCGGCCAGCACCGCATCGACGGACGGCGATGCGAACACATCGCCGCACACGGCGGCGGTCAGCATGCCCTTGCCGATGAAGCCCACATGGGCCGGCTCGTGACCCGAACCACCACCGGACACGAGCGCGACCTTTGACTTGGTCCAGTCGCTGCGCACCACGACGCGAATGTGCGGATAGCCGTCCAGGCGGGCGAGCGTTCCGCCGGCCGCGGTCAGCGCGCCATCGATGGCTTCGGTGACGAGATCTTCTTTTTTGTTCATGAAATGCGTCATGTGGCCCTCCCTCAGGCGAGTCTTGCGCCAGAGGCGTCAAAATAAAGCGGGTTTCTCGGCTGGATCTTCACCATGTCCCCATGGGTCAGCGTCGTGTGTGCATCCGTTACCGTCACGAGATCATGGTTCTTGAAAACCAGGTGCAGCCGGGTCTGGTCGCCCAAATGCTCGACCCGGTTGACGAAGCTCTCCTCGCCTTCGCCTTGGACGACATGTTCCGGACGCAGGCCGATGGAAGCGGCCCCGGCAGGCGCTCCGTTGAAAAGGTCGGCGGGCAGGATGTTGATCCGCGGCTGACCCAGACGACTGGCGGCATAAACGCTGACCGGGTTCTCATAGATGTCCCGCGGCG encodes:
- a CDS encoding cyclopropane-fatty-acyl-phospholipid synthase family protein, with translation MSEINQSEALIAEQRPPLWQRMICRWAQRISRGRLALVFADGREFHVEGPEPGPSAMLKLNNSGAFWKVLGSGSLGFARAHMDGDIDSPDMLAFLELALINEDRLHGPMRASAIGRWIARLRHLLNSNTRAGSKRNIAFHYDLGNAFYGHWLDRTMTYSSALYEREGQSLEEAQAAKYDRIISSLDIGPDDHVLEIGCGWGGFAEHAIRKTGCRVTGLTLSKEQADYARRRLSLAGLSAQSDIRLQDYRDIQGRFSRIVSIEMFEAVGEENWSTYFSRVRELLAEDGKASIQVITIDESRFRDYRRGADFIQTYVFPGGFLPSVTAFEKGAGEGGLAMTDSLRFGPDYGRTLLAWDRAFTDNWSKIRHLGFDDRFYRMWRYYLHYCAAGFRSGRLDVVQFTLAR
- a CDS encoding dihydroxyacetone kinase subunit DhaK translates to MTHFMNKKEDLVTEAIDGALTAAGGTLARLDGYPHIRVVVRSDWTKSKVALVSGGGSGHEPAHVGFIGKGMLTAAVCGDVFASPSVDAVLAAILAVTGPAGCLLIVKNYTGDRLNFGLAAERARAFGHKVDMVVVDDDVALPDLPQARGVAGTLFVHKIAGALAESGAALETVAETARRVIGNIKSIGMSLDTCTVPGSPKEHRIPQGKAELGLGIHGEAGFEQVAFVDAKQAMDAVVDKLRVAMSDKPHVALVNNLGAASVLEMGLLANELMQSSIGHQIKWMVGPASMMTSLDMHGFSVSVMELAEGDAELLSAPTPVSGWPGCVALEETRVLPLPDGLAPIKAMPSPHDPTRAFLTSCCDLLISAEAKLNALDAKSGDGDTGSTLANASRALIASIDSLPLADPTQLFRAIGQELSQTMGGSSGVLLAIFFAAAGDASSSGLQMRDALKAGLERMQQIGGAKPGDRTMIDALQPALEALGDGFGAAAATARKGADHTATLAKANAGRASYLNADQLMGHNDPGAEAVALLFEHVARLQ
- a CDS encoding SDR family NAD(P)-dependent oxidoreductase, which translates into the protein MADRQKRAWVVGASSGIGRALALKLVDEGYLVAASARNVEDLNLLASETDGAIRPFPVDIRDGEAVGRTVADIEETMGPVDLAVFAAGIYLRDEPDRFDADLVAKTAGVNLIGTSHCLDAVLGRMVPRRSGHVAMIASVSGYAGLPGGGVYGATKAALITLAEAIYPELKEKGVAVSVINPGFVQTPLTDQNDFPMPFMISAEDAADRIVRGLKSRRFEIAFPKRMVFLLKLLRLLPYPLFFAVTKKMLRADRV
- a CDS encoding DUF1365 family protein gives rise to the protein MTLTSALYAGEVIHNRLRPKVHKLRYRVFSLLLDLDELEGLNRKLKLFGHNRRAVFSFHDSDHGSGERNGLKDWVRDQLENAGLWSPEMRIAVLCYPRIFGYAFNPLTVYFCRTADGELRAILYEVSNTFHERHTYVIPTGTGRDGQYRHECAKEMYVSPFIPMDCRYRFRIAPPSERVLIAINEADTEGPLLHASFSGRRRPLSDRTLLKALTTYPLMTLKIMGAIHFEALLLWLKGISVYRHRAATRPIDTTVVASHRLGEN